The following is a genomic window from Bdellovibrionales bacterium.
AAGACATGCTAAAAGACGCTGGAGTTCATCTTCTCAAAGGAGAGCATTCATGAAAGTATCTCCCGAAATTCAAAGTTTAGTTCCTTACACACCGGGAAAACCGATCGAAGAGGTTCGTCGCGAACTCGGCCTAGACAAAGTGTGCAAACTGGCGAGTAACGAAAACCCTGTGGGTGTAAGTCCCAAGGCGATCGCGGCAATGCAGGCCGAACTTGCGAATCTCAATCGTTATCCAGATCCCAGCTCCTATGAGTTGCGGGGTTATCTCTCTCAAAAATGGAATTTGCCGGCCGATAATATTCTGATCGGGAATGGTTCGAATGAGCTCATCGATCTTTTAATTCGTGTGTACTGCGAGCCGGGTGATCACGTGATTGTTCCCGAAAAGTCTTTTATTGCCTATTCGATCTGTTCCCAAGCGGCTCGAGTTCAGGTTTTAAGAACGCGAGTGGACTCAAATCTTAAGATCGATGTCGATCACTTGGTCGAAAATCTAAAATCTTCTACTTTTGGCAAAGCTAAGATTTTATTTTTGGCGAATCCAAACAATCCGACCGGGACCTATCTCAATCAAAAGGATTTCGATCGCATTCTCGAAGTGGTCGGTGATCGCGACGATCTTCTGGTCGTTGTTGATGAAGCCTACAACGATTATGTGCGGGCTTCAGATTACGTCGATACGGCGACCTGCTTGAAAAAATATAAAAATATTTTGGTTTTGCGCACTTTTAGTAAAGCTTATGGCTTAGCGGGATTGCGGGTTGGGGCTTTAATCTCTGGCGATCCTCAGCTTCTCAATTGGATTCACCGCGTGCGCATGCCGTTTAACGTCAACTCTTTGGTGCAAAAGGCCGTGATCGCGTCGATGGAAGACGCCGAGTACATCAAAAAATCTCAGCAAGTGGTTTGGGATGGTCTTGATTACTTTTATAAGGAGCTTTCGGCGCTGGGCGTGCCTTTTATTCCATCACAAGGCAATTTCGTCTTGTTAGATGTAAAGAGGGATGCTACGGAAGTCTTCCAAGAATGCCTGCGCCAAGGGGTCATTTTGCGAACGGTCAAGGAGTATGGTCTCCCGACCCATCTGCGAATGAGCGTAGGACTTGAAGACGAGAACAAATGGGCGATACAAGCACTGACACATACATTACAAGAAGGCCGGCAATGACCAATAGAGCTGGCGATAGAACTGTAGTCACGGTGGATGGTCCCTCTGCGTCCGGTAAGACTTCTGTGAGCCGTGAGCTTGCAAAAGCCATGAGCTGGGAATGGGTTTCTACCGGTGCATTCTATCGCGGTTTGGCTTGCGTGGCGCAAAAAGAGAATATCGATCTCGAGGATCGCGCCGCTCTCGCGAAACTGGCCACCAATCCCATTTGGTCCGTGCAAATGACTGAACCCGAGACTCTCGTGGTCTATAAAGGTCAAATTGTTAACGCCGAACTCAATAGCGAGAGCGTGGCATTGATCGCCAGTAAAATCAGTCAGTACTCCGAAGTTCGTAAAGCCCTGTTACAGGCGCAAAGAAATTGTTCCAAACCTGGAAAAACTTTAGTGGCCGAAGGCAGAGATTGCGGAAGCGTCGTTTTCCCCGAAGCCGTTGTTAAAATTTATCTCACCGCGACTCTAGATAGCCGTGTGATGAGACGATCGATCGAGCATTCCGAAAGTTTTGATCAACTGAAAACTCTCCAAGAAAAGCGCGATCAAAGCGATGCCGGTCGCAAACACGCGCCCATGCAAATTCCGCCCTCAGCCCATGTCATCGATTCGAGTCAAATGACCCTGCCGGAAGTGGTCTCCTTCATTAAAGAGATCATCGAAAAAACTTTCCAAGACGAAGGCTTAACACTTTAATTCAAACACGGATGAGTGCTTGCGGCTCTTGCGCTGATGTTCGGGCGAATTCGGACATTGATCTATGGGTGGGGCAATTTTGTCGGCGTCTCCATCTCTTTTAAATCCTAATGACGAAATTAATCGATTACAGCCGATGGAATAGTAAATTCTGTTCGAAAAAAATTGGTTATCCGTTTGCATTGTCTAGCTCTTGTTATTTTAAAAAAATATTGCAAAGGAGCAATCAATGGCTATTCCAACAACGAACGAAACTTACACGACACGCGCGCATGCCTACAATCATGATCATCCTCTCATCTGCTGGAAGTCGATTCTTGCAGGCCTA
Proteins encoded in this region:
- the hisC gene encoding histidinol-phosphate transaminase; its protein translation is MKVSPEIQSLVPYTPGKPIEEVRRELGLDKVCKLASNENPVGVSPKAIAAMQAELANLNRYPDPSSYELRGYLSQKWNLPADNILIGNGSNELIDLLIRVYCEPGDHVIVPEKSFIAYSICSQAARVQVLRTRVDSNLKIDVDHLVENLKSSTFGKAKILFLANPNNPTGTYLNQKDFDRILEVVGDRDDLLVVVDEAYNDYVRASDYVDTATCLKKYKNILVLRTFSKAYGLAGLRVGALISGDPQLLNWIHRVRMPFNVNSLVQKAVIASMEDAEYIKKSQQVVWDGLDYFYKELSALGVPFIPSQGNFVLLDVKRDATEVFQECLRQGVILRTVKEYGLPTHLRMSVGLEDENKWAIQALTHTLQEGRQ
- the cmk gene encoding (d)CMP kinase, which gives rise to MTNRAGDRTVVTVDGPSASGKTSVSRELAKAMSWEWVSTGAFYRGLACVAQKENIDLEDRAALAKLATNPIWSVQMTEPETLVVYKGQIVNAELNSESVALIASKISQYSEVRKALLQAQRNCSKPGKTLVAEGRDCGSVVFPEAVVKIYLTATLDSRVMRRSIEHSESFDQLKTLQEKRDQSDAGRKHAPMQIPPSAHVIDSSQMTLPEVVSFIKEIIEKTFQDEGLTL